The genomic DNA attttttttcctttctacaTACCGCAGCTTGGGGAGATCCTCCCCCCAAAGCAAGATCATTCCAAAGATCGTTCAAAAATTGTGTTTCTCAAAAAACTCCACTAATCAAGACAACTCTGTGTAGCGTCTCggtagaagaagaacaagttTTAGCCACATAATTCTTAACGCAAATATCTTGGCTATCTGTAGCCGTTGCCTCTCAGCAGCTCGGCTACATTTCGTTAACCCGCGATTGATAACGGGCCATAAAGCGGGGCTTGATTGCGTGATTTTGTGTTcctcgaaaaaaaatcctttgaaGCAATTTATGGTTTCTCACAAATTAAAACCCCTTGGGAACGCTTCGTTCGTTCAACCATTTTGAGGATTTTTATTCACCAATggacccccccaaaaaaaaaagaactccaCACAATAAGTATTACAACTTGACTTTCGAATAAATGGAAAGCTTTCTAAGAAATTGTACGAACACACGCACCCTGCTCGAAGGGTGCTCCAAAGCTTGCCCAAAAATAAGCCGGGATACTTTACCGAACTGACAGCACAAAAGGCGTAAAACGTTacagaatgaaaataatttatttcgttCCGCATCGCTCCTTTCACAGCGGGCGATTTTTGGTATTTGTGGTGCGAAAATCCGGGAGAAAAGCGGAAGATTTACCGAAAGTGGCAGACAGGCAGGATTGGTGTTTGGTGTCCGCCTGGTTGGTTGCTTGCGGCAAAGCAGTAACACAGAACCATTCGCAGCAAATAAAAGTGTTCGCCAAGAAGCACTAAATAAATCGCTCACTGCCGATTGCGTgcgcgcaaaacaaaaacgttgATCGAAGTTCCTCGCGGGGCGAACAGGGCCAAAGATTGCACACCTCCCGGCTTCCTTCTCTTGGCTACCaaagtgtatgtgtatgtgtgtgtatatgtgtatCTGTATGTGGTTGCGCTCGATCAGTGATAATACAGTTGTGTGTaagctactactaccaccactactactagtACTACCATTATTCGTCTAAGGACTCTCAGTCCTCAGGCACTACCGAGATGAAAGTGATCGGTTACGATGAGCTGATCCTGAACGTTCAGCGCCTCAAGGCGTACGGCCGTCGCATTACCCGGTCGTCCAAAGTGCATGTATGTAAATAACTTCTTTACCCATGAGCGATGAGTTGCAAATTCGGTTactaacaaacagcaaacaaacaaaaaaagaccaGGGGGAAATTCTTTATCAATTCTTCCAGCAGCGACGCAAAAATCCCCTCCCATTCGATCGTATGATATGTTATTGAAAAGTTTCTACACGATCAAAACAGCAGGCAATAGTTATTTTCGTCCAACGTCACTCAATAGCGTCGTTGCGTCATGGAACATTGGGGCGTCAAAAACCCGTCAAACCCGAGAGGCGCAATAAGGATGGCCGGGTAATTCCCAGTGGTGCTTTGGTTTTGGATCTGGAACACAAAAGCAAGTCCAATCCCGGATACAACAGTTGGCCAATTAATTGAAGCGCAATATCGAAGCCCAAACTTAAATGTGGGGGAATTACAATGATTGGTTGTCATCTAAAGGCCAAgaattttatgttgttttagcaccttgtgtgtgtgtgtcaaggTTTATGGGCTAGCGAAAGCCTTGCTTATGAGATGAGTGATCATTGCTTTAGCTAAGACACGAACCTTATTAAATTGAATCGTGAAGAATTGTCGAAGCCTGTGACTACATGTTGAGCTGGGAATTTCCCTTTTAATTACTTCTTCTGGTGGCCTGATGCTATCTCGATCGTTATGATCAACAAGAACATTCTCAAATATAAATTTACTTATCAATATCCAACAAGGAATTAAAACGATGCTATAAAAGCTAtaaaatatgtaaatcaaTTGATCTATTGCTCTGACTACTCAGCGCGTTTAAGTGAATATCGAGTGAATAACAAGCTACTTAGTACATCTAAATTAACACAAAGTCCAATTTAATCTAGCTACTGCTTTTATTCCAAACTGATTAGTGTGTAATTAGAAATTCAATCGCAAAGCCATCAGCAATCATTATTAGTGCTACTAACGATTACTGTATTGATCGGCAGGCACATGGTTCTATTGATCCGTTTATAGCATTGGGCAAAGGTAcaaatgctataaaatatttattggtAGAAATTCCATCTAATATCGACAAAGGGGGTTAAGTAAAGCTACATCCTTGAACCATTTGCACATGGAATATTTATTCTATTCCATCCAATATAAAGATCTAAAGTATCGTAGATAAGGCtgctataatttttattttaatattctaAGATAGCGCCCTCTCTTGGAAAAAACTGTGTACCAACAGCGAGCTAAGTAGTTACTTCGTAAAATTTTCAGAACCTTTTTTAACCGTACAATCTATTCTGTTTAATTAAATGAGTAAATAACTTAAGTGACTCCAACTGATTCTCTTTCTCTACGCTATGGACAGCTTCAGGGACAGTCTACTCAAGACAAAATGGGTCACCACGTGTGATCCGGTCCGTGCTAAACCGGAACCACCAGTTCAAAGCGATTGAATTATTACCACCCTCCCCCGCACGTCTGAGGCATAAGCATTCCCACCGACCTTGAGCTTCTAGTGGGCCACCTCCATCTACAGAAACCACACCCATTCCTTGTGTCCTGCGCTTGGGTTTGAAACACctttgcaaacaaacaatcagGATATACACTCGTGTCCAAGAAAGAATGCATCAATGGTTGGAGCAGTGGGTAGGCAATGCTTTCTGACCTCCCATGACTAAACACAGACCACAGGCACCCTCAAGAAGCGGAAGGTATtgtaaaaagggaaagatttGCATTCCCCGGCCCCGCTGGTGCAACCTTCTTGCCTGCACCCTTAATCAGTGAGCTTAAACGATTCCAGTAGCCCCAGGCTACCTGAAGAAAACTTCCAAGTGCACTGTCGGTGTGGTCGCCGTGGTGCGTTTCCAGTTCTAGTGTCATgtagccagcagcagcaaccacgtTAGGCAGAACAAATTCTCTGAATCGCCACAGGGGTGCGAATGCGCGGGTGTTATTAATTAAGTAAGGGCTCATTTAAAAGTATAATACTTAAAACAATCCGATAAGGAAAGCAACGGGGCAAACCACGCGCCCGCTCGCAACTGCTTTCTGGCGTCGGTTCGGTGAGCAGTAGCTCTAAGCCTACAGCGCCGGCTCGTTTTGTTCTACATGCTGTGTTCTACGGACAGCCTCCGCGCGAGTTGGAAGTCAAagtggtttgttttctttttcccgctTTGCCTGCCGGAGGGGGGCGCAGCGTCAAGTTTAGTCGTTAGTAACTCGATCAGCGGCATGCATCGTTGGTTCGGGGCAGGTCGTGCTAGCTGGCCCGCACGATACACCCATCGATCCAAATCAATCAATCTGAGACGCGATCGTCGCTGCTAAGTAGTACCGACAGCGGATTACTGGAGGAAAATTGCGATCATAACTATAATCGACTGAGTGTAGCTGTGCTCGATACACCGAGTAAAGTCTTCCCCGGATCACCCTTGTTCCTTACTTTATCAATTTGTCACTCGCATGATCGGTATGAAATCACGGTGTAATTGTGTTTACATTGCTCAGCGCAATTGCAGTTGTCGCTAACTTCATTACGCGATCCTTACCGTGTGTGCTGTGGTGTTGCAAAAGCATCGAACCGACTCGACGAACAGAATGTTTCATAATGAAGCGCAGCACATACACGGCACAACCACTACTGCACTTCCCAAGCGGCTCAAACACGCTCGGCACGCCAACGACGACAAAGCCTGTGACCCTAATTGGCCGGCGTCCAAAAGAAGAGATCACCAGGTAATCGTACCTGATGATGGCAAAATTGTTCCTCATTTAGCCATCCACTGGCTGGTGAAATTATGGCCCGATTGCTCAATGTGAGCACGGTAATTCCGTCCTCGAAAAACCGGAACCACGGGTCCGATGGGGTGCGACCATCAGTCGGGAGTGGTGTGTGCACCTCCGATCGCGGGTCAATTGGCCACTGGTAGCTGTGGTAGCTTGCTGCCCCGGTCtgcatgtttgttttattccaCCGCTAATGATCTCATCGGTTGCTGCTGCGGGCGGTGGGTGTCTCCCAGGTCTGTGTCGCACCGTGGCGGTCAAACGGCCAGGGCAAACTCTTCTGAACGGGGTTTTGCACCGAGAATGCAACTCTTAATACCATGTCGGGTATGGACCACCACTCTTCAGCACCAGCAACCGGTATGGTAATGAAATGGTGGACGAGAGTTTAACTGCGCAAATAGGCAGTCGGCACTGCCAGTGTCTACAGTAGTGTGCCTTCGGCACCTGAACCAGtgtaccagcaccagcagcaccctTCCTCAAAGGTCACTTCGCGCGTGTCtttacgtttgtttgttgcagtCTTAGACATTCCTTCGGAGTAGGTCTATCCGGGTCCGTGTGTCCCCGGGCGACGGATGGATGCGTTGATTGGCGGAAGATCCACGCTACCAGCTACCAattagaaaataattaatgATAGACTTTGTTGGACTGCGAGATGGTGCATCATATCCGCGTCATAGTTGGAAAGATGACGAGCGCTCTCTTGAGCTTTGCTGGTGACATCCTTCGTCATTAGTCACCTTCAGAGAAGTTTGTTACAGCAATGTGAAAGATCAGACGAAACAGGCCTTATTGTACCTTATTGCAATTCATAAGGCTCTAAATTTGTTGTAGAAGGTTATTTATATCGATTGAATCGTGATTCGAGTATTGCCTAACTTCAGGCGTATTAAGATAATTGTAAAGAATAATGAGGgattataattataaatataaaatttgtTGTAAATAATACAAAATTCCTTTAAAAtactataaaaatattaaactccCCCCTAACTTAAAGCTCGAATGCTTGTAAAAATTGCTGTACCTTTTACTCTTGTGCTAACGTACTAACGTTTTGTGTAACGTTTGTGTGTAACGCTTCGGTGTGTTACATTGTCGTATGCAGAGTGTGTAGATAATATCGGCCAGTAACTAATAACCTCCCAGGACCAGTTCCGGTTGGGGCATGCAATGTAAACCCTTTGTGCAATTTTACACCCTAtgtattggtgttttttctGTGTTGAATATAACTGATTTGTTGTTATCcctgaaaataataaaaatattttcccaagGCCTTAAGATGATCAGGCACTACTTGTCTGCTGGATGTACTAATAGAGCAGCATTTCAACCCAAAATTTCTGTTTCATTAAACATAACAAAGCCCAATTCGTAGTTTATGTTTTTCGAAAAGGCTTTTTTCACATTAAACATGTTATCACACACCCTCCTTTAAAAGCCCGAACCGGGAtcgtgccaaaaaaaaaatccataacCTTTGCTTTCGTTGTGTAGCTGTGTTTGCGTTCCATTTGTTGACGGTTTAATTCTTCGCCACTAAGCCTGGTAGACGTTAGGCAATTACAGCTGCACTTACTTTTCAACCTAACATCCGCTTACGGCAAACACCGATAACGATAACTTGCAAGCGaaatgtgctgttgaagaCCTTTACCGCTCTAGTGTTAGAgttgagtttttcttttttgttttatatcttTTGATTATGACCTACTTAATCTTTTACCTTCTTAATTGTCTACCAAATTTGGTGTTTCGTTTTGTATAACatttcttctgtttgttttcgttttaatGCACTTTCAACGCTGACCGGAAATGATTGATGGATGCGCACCTTCAAAAGGCACTGAATCGGTGCGATTCGATGGGATCGTTGGGCCACCGTTCGCTCCTACAGTACCTGGAAACGGATGATCTAGCTGGACTAAAATCATTCCTCGGCACCCGCCACCTACAGGTCGACGATCGAGATGAGGTAAGTGTTGTGATTCTCCACCAAACGATCATGTGTTCAATGTGGCCCTTGTTCCTCCATCGATTGTAGAACAACACAACGGTGCTGATGGTCGCTAGCGGCCGCGGTGCGTCCCATTTCGTGAAGGAACTGCTGTCCCGGGGTGCCGATGTGCAGGCACAGGATCTGGACAACTGGACGGCGCTGCACTTTGCGGCGAAGGCCGGTCACGTCGGGATCGTCGAGATACTGCTGGACAATGGGGCCGACCTGGAGCACCGGGATATGGGCGGGTGGACGGCGCTCATGTGGGGCTCGTACAAGGGCCACACCAGCGTGGTGGCGCTACTGTTACAGCGTGGTGCCGACGTGCAGGCACACGGCAACTACCATCTGAATCCGCTGCTGTGGGCATCCGGTCGGGGGCACACGGAAATCGTGCGGCTACTGGTCAACACGGGCGGTGCGAAGGTGAATGTAGGTGATAAGGTAAGTGCATCGGCAAAAGCCGTTCGAACCACACCCAGGGAAGGCGGAGAGTCGTGACTTGGGACAGAACTTGGGTTTTAGTTTTCGGTGCAGcaaacctcaagaggtcttggtCGGACATTACTGGCCGGGTTTCCTTGACTTTATTCAACCGCAAGCTCGGATAGTCAAGTGCTGGGCAAACAGTGACCCTTCTAAGAAGGCGTTACAGTAGTTATCTGGCATCGTTAGTCATGGCTGTCGTCTGTGGTCTCACGTTTTCAGTTCTATCGTGGCTTATAGATGGTCCTTCGTCTTGACTAATATAATTTTGAAAGGGTTGATCGTAGGTTCTGGAAAATCATCAGCTAATTcccgaaaaagaaggaaaaagttgGGAGTGTCTTCTTGTCTTCTAATCTCCTAAAGAACAGCTGACTCTTCAAGTCTTCTCACCCGTCCGTTAACGATCGATTTGATGAAAACAGATTATAATATTGTCTTTGGTCTCCTCATCAATCTCCCCCAGTACGGAACTACGCCGCTGGTATGGGCCTGCCGGAAAGGAAGCACGGAGATAGTGGACGTCCTGCTTAAGGCGGGTGCCAACGTCGACACGGCTGGCATGTACTCGTGGACCCCGCTACTCGTGGCGGTTAGTGGAGGCTTTCAGGAATGCGTGTCCCTGCTGCTCGAACGCAAACCGAACGTGAATGCGCTCGACAAGGACGGCATGACGGCGCTATCGATCGCGTGCCGCGAAGGGCTAACCGAGATAGCGTCCGCCCTAATCGCAGCTGGCGCGTACCTGAACGTACAGGATCGTGCCGGCGATACGCCGCTAATCAATGCCGTCAAGGGAGGGCATCGGAGCGTGGTGGAGATACTGATGAAGCGCCACGTGGACGTGGACATACAGGGAAAGGATAAGAAGACTGCGCTGTACACGGCCGTCGAGAAGGGTCATACGGCTATCGTGAAGCTGATACTGCAGTCCAACCCGGACTTGGAGCTATCTACCAAAGACGGTGATACGGCACTGTTGCGCGCGGTGCGCAACCGCAACCTGGAGATCGTGCAGATGTTGCTGGAGCGGAAGGCGAAGGTGGGAGCGACCGATAAGCGAGGCGATACCTGTCTGCACGTGGCGATGCGTGCCCGTTCGAAAGCGATCGTGGAAGCACTGCTGAGCAACCCGAAGTACGGGCAGCTGCTGTACCGTTCGAACAAGGAAGGTGAAACACCGTACGCCATTGATGCTACGCATCAGAAAACGATCCTGGGACAGGTTTTCGGCAACCGGAGGCTGAATGCGAACGAAGACTCGGAGGGAATGCTAGGGTACGGGCTGTACTCGTCGGCATTGGCAGACGTGCTGAGTGAACCGACGCTTACCACCCCCATTACGGTGGGGCTGTACGCAAAATGGGGCAGCGGCAAGAGCTTCCTGCTGACGACGCTGCGCGACGAGATGAAGAACTTTGCCCACTCGTGGTCGGAAAAGCCGGTCGACTCGTCGTGGCTGTTCTTTCTGATCAGTCTGCATCTGGTGCTGGTGATCGGCACTGTGGTGGGGTTGGCCACGTGGAGCTACGTGTGGGGCATCGTTACCGGTGCCATCCTGCTGGTGCTCATCTACTTTACGGACAATCTGTTCAAGTTCCTCGATCGGCGGTACGATCTCGAATGGTTGTACTCGCTTAACTATGGGCTGTCGCGCAAGCTCGGCCGCCTGCGGTTGATACTGCAGGTCGCCTTCTGCCATCCGCCCGGTCCGCAGAGTGATCAGCAACCGATGCCGGTACGGTTTCACTTTGCCGAGGCGAGCGGTGCTGCACCGAATGGTGATGCGGCGGTGGCGCTTATGCTGGCCTCACTGTTCGATGCGATAGAGTCACACTATGGGTCGCTGGCGACCGGGCTTTATCGTGCCTTTCGACCGAAACCCTGTAAGTATGCAGCACCGTGCTTagtaaattcaaattcaaaccaaCGCTCCCGTTTGTTCGATTCCAGTAAAAGCTTCCGGTGGCTGGAAATGGCGCAAAATGTGCTGCATGCCGGTGGTGCTAATGTTTGAACTGGGCACGCTCGGCATCCTGGCGACCGcatccctttcgatcgtgtaTTCCGAGTACGGGGTGGAGGGCCGGGAAGAGATAGCGGTTGCCATCTACATCCTGCTCGGCATACTGCTAGCCGGTGCTATCGCTAACCTGCACGCCTGGTCAAAGTTGATTGGTGCCTTGTTTATGTCGCAGGGCAAACACCTTAAGCGTGCCTTCAACGGCAACGAAGCGGCCCCACTGACCGCGCTCGGTGCCGAGGTAAGCCTGATGACGGATATGGTGCGCTGTCTGGATGCTTTCACCGGCCAGCAAAGCCGGCTGGTCGGGGTGGTCGATGCACTCGATTCGTGTGATACCGAGCGGACGCTTACCATTCTGAACGCTGTCCAGACGCTGCTGTCTGCACCGCAGCGTCCGTTCGTACTGCTGCTAGCGGTCGATCCGCACGTCATTGCCAAAGCGGCCGAAGCCAACAGCCGACGATTGTTTACCGAGGGTGGTATAGGCGGGCACGATTTCCTCCGCAATCTGGTGCATCTGCCGGTGTACCTGCAGAACTCGGGACTGCGGAAGGTGCAGCGGGCCCAGAACACGGCCCTGTCGGCTTACCGGCGTGCCGTGCCGGATCTGAGCCGGGATGATGATCAGCCGCATTTGGGACATTCGGCGTCGGCAAGGCGACTGTCGAACGCGTCGGAAATTATGTCATCGCAGGAGAAGCTACGTGCGATGCCGAGTTCGTCGCGTGGTGGAAGCAAGAAGCTGCGCGTGTCCGATTCGATCGCCAGCTCGATCGGTTCGAATCTACACAAGCTGGGCCAGAATCCGCCGGTAGATCTGTCGAAAATCATTCTCACCGATGATTACTTTAGCGATGTGAATCCGAGAAGCATGAGGAGACTGATGAACGTCATCTATATCACTGGTAGGTGGGACAACAGTTTGTGAAGAGTTTCATTAACTAAACAgctatctctctcgctctctcgtttGCAGTCCGGTTGCTGAAAGCGTTTCAGATAGATTTTAGCTGGTATCGGTTAAGCTCGTGGATCAATCTCACGGAACAGTGGCCCCTGCGAGCTAGCATGATCGTGCTGGAACACGACCAAGCCGGGGACAGTTTTGATGACTCGGTCTCACTGCAAGCTGTGTACGATAAGTAAGAAGTGGTATTTAATTGGAATGATTAAGCTGCTGCTAAATTCTATCGCGTTTCTTACAGAGTGCGTCCCAAGCTGACGTGTCTGCGGGAAGCGGCCGCCCTGCTCGACCTAGACCGTGACGAACGCAAGCTGGACGCGTTCCTGCAGCTACACAAATCCGATCTGCTCGTGTCCGATCTGCGAATCTTTCTACCGTTCACCATCAACCTCGATCCGTACCTTCGGAAGGTGCTTAAGGAGGACCAGCAAGCGCTGGAAGACGAAGGCATCATCATCCCCATGAAGACCGTGCTGCCACCGAGCAAACCGACCGGTTTCATGCCCCATCACCATCGGGCCCAGGGTGGCGGCGTACTGCAACCGACCCCGCAACATCCGAACAATCTCACCAACTGGCCCAACTTCTACAACCCGCAACCGCAAGCGATGGCACTGATGAGCTATTACAATCAAAACTGGGCCAACTTCTTTAACTCCAGCTCCAATGCGCTGCTGGCCGGTGATCCGATGAACAAGCAGAGCTCCTCAGCTGGCGGTGGGCCCATCATTACCGAGCATCCAGTGCACGATCAGCATTCCACATTGGCCGgcgcaggtggtggtggtggtggtcgaagTAAGAGCacaagcagcggcagcagcagcaacaacagcaaccacaaACCCTCCAACGGACTACCGACCTCTCCACCGATCGATATCGACCTGTCGAACGTGCAGCTGTCCAGCCTAACGGTTGAGCAGCTGATCGATCTCCTAGGGCAGGTGAACGATCTAAAACCGGCGATGGACCGTACCGCTCCGATTCTGCGCGAAAATGCCATTTCCGGCCGGGTGCTAATGTACTGCAACCTGGAGGAGCTGAAATCGGTGCTACACCTCAGCTTCGGCCACTGGGAAATGTTCAAAATGTTGGTAGCGGCACTGCGGGAATCGAGCACGGCGCAACCACCGAGCCGGAAGCTGTCGAAAACCACCTCGTTCGCGAAGGGTACGAACGAACCGGTCGAGCTGCAGGAACCGATTGCCCAATCGACGCCACCGTTCGGTTCGTCCTCGAGCAGCTTCCAACCGATACGGCAGAAGTCACAGAATCTGCTGGAAAAACAGGTAAGGATTCTGCTCGTGAACGAGCTGATGCACAAAACGCGCAAGAAAAACTGATCgcaaattttaataattatttcatcACAATCTCTGAACCGCCCCTCAACCAATACCACGTACAAACCGACCTTACttgccaccaccacaacaaatCCCACACTGTGATGTAACAaaaatctgtgtgtgtgtgtgacacacCGGCGGGTTAATGACGAATCTTGACCGTATTATCAACAATAAATTGGCATcttacaaaacaacacaaccatCACAATCACAACCCCTTgatcaacaaaacaaccacacacatacacacataaaaTACGAACACACTTTCGCACAACGCATACTACTACTATCTGTGTGCAACCGATGCGTGTCCCCGTGTgagcgcgtgcgtgtgtgtgtgtacaatcTCTCTccccaactctctctctctctctctcacacactctctaTATCTCTCGTGTGCTCTCGGAAATGCAGCCAGCAAAAGTGCATGATTACGAATATCTGCAGGTAATGTCCGACTTTTCTTCGGAATTCCAGTCTGTGTCTAATATAGTTTTGTACCAtcccttccccttttttttgtgaacaACACCAACAGCTGTGATATTAATGAGCTCTTCTCACCCTTACCGTATCTTACTGTTTTTTTACGTTCTGTTCTGTGTAATGTACCTTTTTGCCCCtttcgatcgttttttttctccgaatGCTGTACTGcccgtttgtttcgtttgtttcgtaTCCCAAATGTTCTGTATACTACTACTCTAGTTTTCTAGTTTTGTGCGTTATGTGCTGGCTACCTTTTACCTTactgttgttggtttttgttttttttttgtctacccTCCACGAATGTTGGTAATAACACGGTGTTTAGGCGACTAATAGAGTGATTAGAATTCAAGCCTTTCTGCTAGTGTGAGTTCCTGAACTCCTTTGGTTCATTATTATCCAAACAGTTTCTAATCTCTAGAGACCTTTAAAAATCCTTCCAAGCTGCTTAGTGTGCCATGAGATCGGCTACGATCACTCCCCACCTTTAAACAGCGCTTATAGAGCTTCTATGGCGCGACATTTTAATGGTTCCAATTTGGCGTGCTCGAAATTGCATTCTATATCACTCAACCTATAGTAGCCTGTGTAAACAATTGTTCTACTTAACTGTGACCGTGTATATAATTTACTATTTACAGtacatgtgtttgtgtgtatgtatctGGGATGATGTGGCACTTTGCATTGTAGAATAGAATTTGAgaatggtgtttttttcctgtccTCTTCTTCTGTATGGTTGCGCACTCATAATTCTGTACCTGTGTCTTGCGTTCTTCTATTAATACGACAATGTTGGTCAAGTGCTACCCATACCAGGATGTTTCAATCCAAATTAACACACTTCAAGTTAGGTGTCGTCAATATGATGGAATTGTTCTTTGTCGCCTTACATACATTTCACACTCTAcgagaaatgggaaaaatgcTCCAAACGGAGGTTTGTATCGAAAATTCGATCGGTATAATCAATTGGctgattgaaaaaaaaggaaacccccTGACATTTACGTGTTACAAGTGACCCCTTATTAGTGATTACGTGCTATAAGTGTTATAAGTGGTCTTCTCttacaaataaaaactaaacTGTAAGCCCTAATGACTTCAATATTTAGGGCAATATACAATACAAAGTCAGCCTGCTAAAGCTGAATTTATTGTTGATAAAATGGAATTTTCCCCAGTCCGATCAATGGACCGGGAAGTGTTCAGTATGAAACATTTAGGACTGCAAATCATTATGGAGATAGACATTACTCTCCGGAGCACTGACCTGACAGAACGCCTTCTATATTAGTCGTTTATACTGAATCTTTTTAGATATTTAAGAATTCTTTTGCTTCGTTAGAGGGTCTTGTTGACTCCACT from Anopheles stephensi strain Indian chromosome 2, UCI_ANSTEP_V1.0, whole genome shotgun sequence includes the following:
- the LOC118504022 gene encoding kinase D-interacting substrate of 220 kDa isoform X6, which translates into the protein MDGDKSYDHVKALVSSIHGSFTDASLLDRTNNNSPSGLRTAASTPSRSPSPTPDVLRTTTEDDSQTPTASTFPADGQERAAADGAAAPAPTGSSEVPSVLPIAGSTTVPGNSHSTPTRLLQHRLRIPSLVVTSSLSPYHPGSLLAASADPDHTTPRRFSFAIMRRHSNTALNRCDSMGSLGHRSLLQYLETDDLAGLKSFLGTRHLQVDDRDENNTTVLMVASGRGASHFVKELLSRGADVQAQDLDNWTALHFAAKAGHVGIVEILLDNGADLEHRDMGGWTALMWGSYKGHTSVVALLLQRGADVQAHGNYHLNPLLWASGRGHTEIVRLLVNTGGAKVNVGDKYGTTPLVWACRKGSTEIVDVLLKAGANVDTAGMYSWTPLLVAVSGGFQECVSLLLERKPNVNALDKDGMTALSIACREGLTEIASALIAAGAYLNVQDRAGDTPLINAVKGGHRSVVEILMKRHVDVDIQGKDKKTALYTAVEKGHTAIVKLILQSNPDLELSTKDGDTALLRAVRNRNLEIVQMLLERKAKVGATDKRGDTCLHVAMRARSKAIVEALLSNPKYGQLLYRSNKEGETPYAIDATHQKTILGQVFGNRRLNANEDSEGMLGYGLYSSALADVLSEPTLTTPITVGLYAKWGSGKSFLLTTLRDEMKNFAHSWSEKPVDSSWLFFLISLHLVLVIGTVVGLATWSYVWGIVTGAILLVLIYFTDNLFKFLDRRYDLEWLYSLNYGLSRKLGRLRLILQVAFCHPPGPQSDQQPMPVRFHFAEASGAAPNGDAAVALMLASLFDAIESHYGSLATGLYRAFRPKPLKASGGWKWRKMCCMPVVLMFELGTLGILATASLSIVYSEYGVEGREEIAVAIYILLGILLAGAIANLHAWSKLIGALFMSQGKHLKRAFNGNEAAPLTALGAEVSLMTDMVRCLDAFTGQQSRLVGVVDALDSCDTERTLTILNAVQTLLSAPQRPFVLLLAVDPHVIAKAAEANSRRLFTEGGIGGHDFLRNLVHLPVYLQNSGLRKVQRAQNTALSAYRRAVPDLSRDDDQPHLGHSASARRLSNASEIMSSQEKLRAMPSSSRGGSKKLRVSDSIASSIGSNLHKLGQNPPVDLSKIILTDDYFSDVNPRSMRRLMNVIYITVRLLKAFQIDFSWYRLSSWINLTEQWPLRASMIVLEHDQAGDSFDDSVSLQAVYDKVRPKLTCLREAAALLDLDRDERKLDAFLQLHKSDLLVSDLRIFLPFTINLDPYLRKVLKEDQQALEDEGIIIPMKTVLPPSKPTGFMPHHHRAQGGGVLQPTPQHPNNLTNWPNFYNPQPQAMALMSYYNQNWANFFNSSSNALLAGDPMNKQSSSAGGGPIITEHPVHDQHSTLAGAGGGGGGRSKSTSSGSSSNNSNHKPSNGLPTSPPIDIDLSNVQLSSLTVEQLIDLLGQVNDLKPAMDRTAPILRENAISGRVLMYCNLEELKSVLHLSFGHWEMFKMLVAALRESSTAQPPSRKLSKTTSFAKGTNEPVELQEPIAQSTPPFGSSSSSFQPIRQKSQNLLEKQPAKVHDYEYLQVTLEEQMICGALQTLNEDAFEDVVSSSERPSPTGEMFSQYLAPIRESSEIGSPPRLTYNLTNPNLTDLATSNGTLNGDDGGGAQHLGPTPRSGRHSRSHSLHDDASLTSIVVIPPFLNTSPSTTGNINDTKL